One region of Emys orbicularis isolate rEmyOrb1 chromosome 4, rEmyOrb1.hap1, whole genome shotgun sequence genomic DNA includes:
- the GPR37L1 gene encoding G-protein coupled receptor 37-like 1, whose protein sequence is MLLPWSLVLSLLVLQTYGAMVKPGTALLIRGDRAHPGQEHGDRGGGLGLDLPADVLLGSPGKVRRPRDGHRVQPASEEQLTRERLRRGTEDEDSKSVQQYMPGVRVAFPRPINPARLQPTKPLVPSSTDPAEHRDRSHTDLQGTDPRGNLPTVLDKRLQIQNPLYPVTENSYSAYAVMFLSLIVFAVGIIGNLSVMCIVWHNYYLKSAWNSILASLALWDFLVLFFCLPVVIFNEITKKRLLGDISCRIVPFMEVSSLGVTTFSLCALGIDRFHAATSPQLKMRPIEQCQSIIAKLAVIWVGSMTLSVPEILLWQLTQDTSPVSGVVTEYCTMKPSLELPESVYSLVLTYQNARMWWYFGCYFCLPILFTVSCQLVTRRISSAEKKAECRGSKHGQCERQLNCTVIGLTVIYGLCTIPENICNVVVAYLSPDMSKQTLDLLNLINQFFLFFKCSVTPVLLLCLCKPLGQAFMDCCCCCCEECSQDAASSEGSSSDSKLKTEMSSSIFFDKPRESPPPIMALGTPC, encoded by the exons ATGCTTTTGCCTTGGTCTCTCGTGCTTTCGCTGCTGGTGCTGCAGACCTATGGGGCCATGGTGAAGCCGGGCACTGCCCTGCTGATCCGGGGGGACCGTGCACATCCTGGGCAGGAGCACGGGGACAGAGGAGGTGGTCTGGGGCTCGACCTACCAGCCGATGTTCTGTTGGGGTCACCTGGGAAGGTGCGGCGCCCACGGGATGGTCACCGGGTCCAGCCAGCCTCAGAAGAACAGCTGACGAGGGAGAGGCTGCGCAGAGGGACCGAGGACGAGGACTCCAAGTCCGTCCAGCAGTACATGCCGGGGGTAAGGGTGGCGTTCCCCCGGCCCATCAACCCAGCCAGGCTACAGCCAACCAAGCCCCTGGTGCCATCCAGCACAGACCCTGCTGAGCACCGAGACAGGAGCCACACAGACCTCCAAGGCACAGACCCCCGTGGCAACCTCCCCACGGTGCTGGACAAGCGTCTGCAGATCCAGAACCCCCTGTACCCGGTGACGGAGAACTCTTACAGCGCCTACGCCGTGATGTTCCTCTCCCTCATCGTCTTCGCCGTGGGCATCATCGGCAACCTGTCAGTCATGTGCATTGTCTGGCACAACTACTACCTGAAGAGCGCCTGGAACTCCATCCTGGCCAGCCTGGCTCTCTGGGACTTCCTTGTCCTCTTCTTCTGCCTCCCCGTGGTCATCTTCAATGAGATCACCAAGAAGAGGCTGCTGGGGGACATCTCCTGCCGCATTGTGCCTTTCATGGAG GTGTCTTCCTTAGGTGTCACCACCTTCAGCCTTTGCGCCCTGGGCATCGACAGGTTCCATGCAGCAACCAGCCCTCAGCTCAAGATGCGGCCCATAGAGCAGTGCCAGTCCATCATTGCCAAGCTGGCCGTCATCTGGGTGGGCTCCATGACTCTCTCTGTGCCGGAGATTCTCCTCTGGCAGCTGACGCAGGACACGTCTCCAGTCTCCGGTGTGGTGACCGAGTACTGCACCATGAAGCCTTCACTGGAGCTGCCAGAGTCCGTCTACTCCCTGGTCCTCACCTACCAAAATGCCAGGATGTGGTGGTATTTTGGCTGCTACTTCTGCCTGCCCATCCTCTTCACCGTGAGCTGCCAGCTGGTGACCCGAAGAATCAGCAGCGCCGAGAAGAAGGCGGAGTGCCGGGGGTCCAAGCACGGCCAGTGTGAGAGACAGCTCAACTGCACCGTCATAGGCCTGACGGTCATCTACGGCCTGTGCACCATCCCCGAGAACATCTGCAACGTTGTGGTGGCCTACCTGTCCCCGGACATGTCCAAGCAAACCTTGGACCTGCTCAACCTCATCAACCAGTTCTTCTTGTTCTTCAAGTGCTCCGTCACCCCCGTACTGCTCCTCTGCCTCTGCAAGCCGCTGGGGCAGGCCTTCAtggattgctgctgctgctgctgtgaggaGTGTAGCCAGGACGCGGCCTCCAGCGAGGGCAGCAGCTCAGACAGCAAGCTGAAGACAGAGATGTCCTCCTCCATCTTCTTCGACAAGCCCAGGGAGTCGCCTCCCCCGATCATGGCCCTGGGCACGCCTTGCTAA